In Nocardioides sp. JS614, the sequence GCGGCGGCACCGCCCACGGCATCGGCCTCGAGGCGCCGACGGGTGACGCCGGCCTGCGCGCCCGCGCCGCCACCCTGGCGCGGGGCGGCCTCGACGCGGCCGGGTTCGTGCGCTCGCCGTTCTCGATCGACGGCAAGCTGCGGCTGTTCGCCGAGCCGCCGCACATGCAGGCGTCGATGCTGTTCCTGCCCCACGGCGCCCGGGTCCCCTCGGTCGGCGACCAGGTCGACGTGCGGGTGCGCTACACCGCCACCGCGTTCGACCGCGTCGTCGTCAGCTGAGCCCGCCGAGCGAGCCGCGCGTTTCGTCGGCCGGCCGACAAAGGTCGTGCCTGGACGATGCAGTTGCGTCGTCCAGGCTCGAGTTTCATCGGCCGGCCGATGAAACTGGCAGCCCGGCCGAACCGGTCACCGGCGGACCGACCACCGGCCGGTACGACGTCGCCCGGACCGGGTCGTGCCGCGGCACCCAGATGTCGCGGACCACGACGGCCACGAGGTACAGCTCGACGGCCAGGCGCAGCAGGATCGCAGCCCAGTAGAAGCCCGCGTCGCCGCCGGCGGCGGGGGCCAGGAACCCACCGAGGTACCACCACACGGCCGCAAAGTAGAGGACCTCGCCGGCCTGCCAGATCAGCAGGTCGCGCCAGCGGGGCCGGGCCAGCACCGCCAGCGGCAGCAGCCACAGGACGTACTGCGGTGAGTAGACCTTGTTGACCAGCAGGAAGCCCGCCACCACGAGGAAGCCCAGCTGCGCCAGCCGGGGCGTCGACGGCGCGGCCAGCCCGAGCAGCAGCACGCCCGTGCACCACAGCCCGAAGAACAGCCACGACCCGACGTTGATCGTGTGCGGGTCGAACGCGAACGGGTCGCCGGCCTTGTCCAGCGCCTGCTGGACGACCAGCCAGATCGAGCCCAGATCGGCCCCGCGCTCGGAGTTGAAGGACCAGAAGACCTTCCACTCCTCCGGGCCGGAGAGGTACGCCGGCAGGTTGGCCAGCACCCACGACCCTGCCGCGGCGAGCGTGGCGTGGACGAGCGTGCGTGGCCGTCGCCGGCGCACGCAGATCACCAACAGCCCGCCGAGCAGGAAGAGCGGGTACAGCTTGACCGCCGTACCCAGCCCGATCAGCACGCCGGTGAGCACCGGCCGGTCCCGGGCCCAGGCCCACAGGGCACCCGCCACCAGCAC encodes:
- a CDS encoding glycosyltransferase family 87 protein — translated: MRQAGPGQGVGSDADRAHPTTDDPVAAALSERIGGPVGTRAGRHPWWTPVRVVLALTAIVLALGMVQKSNCYQDTWQDGQARYTHMCYSDLPYLYTGRGFAELNWPYSDDAQVRARYEVMEYPVGISYWAWGAAHVTHWLNGSPDLSPRYGQSVGDMSARPEEHREMRIFVIVNALGFAVLTLLAAWLLAGVNPRRPWDAAAFALSPALLLTGLVNWDLLAVVLVAGALWAWARDRPVLTGVLIGLGTAVKLYPLFLLGGLLVICVRRRRPRTLVHATLAAAGSWVLANLPAYLSGPEEWKVFWSFNSERGADLGSIWLVVQQALDKAGDPFAFDPHTINVGSWLFFGLWCTGVLLLGLAAPSTPRLAQLGFLVVAGFLLVNKVYSPQYVLWLLPLAVLARPRWRDLLIWQAGEVLYFAAVWWYLGGFLAPAAGGDAGFYWAAILLRLAVELYLVAVVVRDIWVPRHDPVRATSYRPVVGPPVTGSAGLPVSSAGR